From the Vibrio alginolyticus NBRC 15630 = ATCC 17749 genome, one window contains:
- the hisG gene encoding ATP phosphoribosyltransferase: protein MQTQRLRIAIQKKGRLSKESQALLKQCGVKFNVMGERLVVHSENMPIDLLLVRDDDIPGLIMDGVVDLGFIGENELEEVRLDRKALGEPCEFVQLRRLDFGGCRLSIAIDKDEEYNGPQDLAGKRIATTYPQLLKAYMDEAGVPFSTCMLTGSVEVAPRAGLADAIADLVSTGATLEANGLKEAEIIFKSKATLIQRTGEFDADKVALIEKLLTRMQGVQQAKESKYIMLHAPAEKLDQIKALLPGAEDPTVLPLSADKQKMAVHLVSSENLFWETMEQLKELGASSILVLPIEKMME, encoded by the coding sequence ATGCAAACACAACGTTTAAGAATCGCAATTCAGAAAAAAGGTCGTCTTAGCAAAGAGAGTCAAGCTCTACTAAAACAGTGCGGCGTAAAGTTCAACGTAATGGGCGAGCGTTTAGTTGTCCATTCTGAAAATATGCCAATTGATTTACTCTTGGTTCGTGACGACGACATCCCAGGTTTAATTATGGATGGCGTGGTTGACCTTGGCTTTATTGGCGAAAATGAGCTAGAAGAAGTTCGCCTTGACCGCAAAGCATTAGGTGAACCCTGCGAGTTTGTTCAGCTTCGTCGACTTGATTTTGGTGGCTGTCGTTTATCTATCGCAATCGACAAGGACGAAGAGTACAACGGTCCACAAGACTTAGCTGGCAAGCGTATTGCTACAACGTATCCTCAACTTCTAAAAGCGTACATGGATGAAGCCGGCGTTCCATTCTCTACATGTATGCTGACAGGCTCTGTAGAAGTTGCGCCTCGCGCGGGTCTCGCTGATGCTATCGCTGATTTGGTTTCTACAGGTGCAACACTGGAAGCGAACGGCCTTAAAGAAGCTGAAATTATCTTCAAATCAAAAGCGACATTGATTCAACGCACAGGTGAGTTCGACGCAGACAAAGTGGCGCTAATCGAAAAGCTGTTAACTCGCATGCAAGGTGTGCAGCAAGCGAAAGAATCTAAGTACATTATGCTTCACGCCCCAGCAGAGAAGTTAGATCAAATTAAAGCACTACTGCCAGGTGCTGAAGACCCAACTGTTCTTCCTCTTTCTGCAGATAAGCAGAAAATGGCTGTTCACTTAGTGAGTTCTGAAAACCTGTTCTGGGAAACAATGGAACAGCTGAAAGAGTTGGGCGCAAGTTCAATTCTCGTTCTACCAATTGAAAAAATGATGGAGTAA
- the hisD gene encoding histidinol dehydrogenase — MRTVVWQSLSENQQDSILERPAIAEGANITTAVAEVIAKVREEGDSALIELTEKFDRVKPESIRVSSQEIKAASERLSESMKSALEQAYANISKFHKAQKPQPIKVETQPGVLCEQVTRPIQKVGLYIPGGSAPLPSTVLMLGVPAKIAGCRKVVLCSPPPIADEILYVAKLCGIDEVYNVGGGQAVAAMAYGTETVSKVDKIFGPGNAYVTEAKRQVSNDFRGAAIDMPAGPSEVLVIADETADADFIAADLLSQAEHGPDSQVVLVTPSPVIADQVTDVVQRQLKELSRADIAEKALASSLIIISESMTQSVSISNYYGPEHLIVQTKNPRELLPLLDNAGSIFLGDWSPESAGDYASGTNHVLPTYGYTRTYSSLGLADFSKRMTVQELSADGLKNLAPTVVTMAEAEGLDAHKRAVTIRVEKLAAK, encoded by the coding sequence ATGAGAACAGTCGTTTGGCAATCATTAAGTGAGAATCAGCAAGACTCTATTTTGGAGCGCCCTGCTATTGCAGAAGGTGCCAATATCACCACTGCTGTGGCCGAAGTTATTGCTAAAGTTCGAGAAGAAGGTGACTCTGCTCTTATTGAGCTGACCGAAAAGTTTGACCGTGTTAAGCCTGAATCCATTCGTGTTTCTTCTCAGGAAATTAAGGCAGCGTCAGAGCGTTTGTCAGAGTCAATGAAGAGCGCATTAGAGCAAGCTTACGCCAATATTTCTAAGTTCCACAAAGCGCAAAAGCCGCAACCGATCAAGGTGGAAACCCAGCCAGGTGTCCTTTGTGAACAAGTAACACGCCCAATTCAAAAAGTGGGTTTGTACATTCCGGGTGGCAGTGCGCCTTTGCCATCGACTGTTTTGATGCTCGGCGTTCCTGCAAAAATTGCAGGTTGTCGTAAAGTCGTTCTTTGTTCTCCACCGCCAATCGCTGATGAGATCCTTTATGTCGCGAAACTGTGTGGCATTGATGAAGTGTACAACGTCGGTGGTGGCCAAGCAGTTGCTGCAATGGCTTATGGCACCGAGACGGTATCGAAAGTAGATAAGATCTTTGGTCCGGGCAACGCTTACGTGACCGAAGCAAAACGTCAGGTAAGTAATGATTTCCGTGGTGCTGCGATTGATATGCCAGCAGGTCCATCAGAAGTTCTTGTAATTGCCGATGAAACCGCAGATGCAGACTTTATCGCTGCGGATCTTTTGAGCCAAGCGGAACACGGTCCTGATTCTCAAGTGGTACTTGTGACTCCTTCTCCTGTGATTGCTGATCAAGTGACGGATGTGGTTCAACGTCAGCTTAAGGAGCTATCTCGTGCAGACATCGCAGAAAAGGCTCTGGCATCAAGCTTGATCATTATTTCTGAGTCGATGACGCAGTCAGTTTCTATTTCCAATTACTACGGTCCTGAGCACTTGATTGTTCAGACTAAGAACCCTCGTGAGCTTCTACCTCTATTAGATAACGCAGGTTCTATCTTCCTAGGTGATTGGTCGCCTGAATCAGCAGGTGATTATGCATCGGGCACTAACCACGTTCTTCCTACTTACGGTTACACACGCACGTATTCAAGCTTAGGCTTAGCGGACTTTTCGAAACGTATGACGGTTCAAGAGCTGTCTGCTGATGGTCTAAAGAACCTTGCACCAACGGTGGTCACCATGGCGGAAGCAGAAGGTCTGGATGCACACAAACGTGCAGTGACCATTCGCGTAGAAAAACTGGCAGCTAAGTAA
- the tet(35) gene encoding tetracycline efflux Na+/H+ antiporter family transporter Tet(35): MNLIDFSSSPVSLLPPIVALTLAILTRRVLVSLGVGIVLGAVLLNSWSISDTAGYVSSQVSSVFIEDGGINTWNMSIVGFLILLGMTTALLTLSGGTRAFAEWAQSRVKSKRGSKLLAAFLGVFIFVDDYFNSLAVGAISRPVTDRFYVSRAKLAYILDSTAAPMCVIMPASSWGAYIITIIGGILVSHGITEYSALGAYVRLIPMNFYAVFALLMVFAVAWFGLDIGKMREHEISASQGRGFDKDKENDSQEAHDLNEELDIRESEKGKVSDLILPIVTLIIATIASMLYTGGQALAADGKEFALLGAFENTDVGTSLIYGSLLGLAVALFTVVKQGLPMAEIARTLWIGAKSMFGAILILVFAWTIGSVIGDMKTGTYLSTMAQGNINPHWLPVILFLLSGLMAFSTGTSWGTFGIMLPIAGDMAGATDVALMLPMLSAVLAGAVFGDHCSPISDTTILSSTGARCNHIDHVSTQLPYALSVALVSCVGFIALGMTASIAFSFIAASITFVIVCAILSWLSKSKIASCQSA, translated from the coding sequence ATGAATTTAATAGATTTTTCTAGTTCTCCTGTTTCATTATTGCCACCTATTGTCGCTTTGACTTTGGCGATTTTGACTCGACGTGTATTAGTTTCCTTGGGTGTAGGTATCGTGCTAGGTGCGGTGCTACTTAATAGCTGGTCTATCAGCGACACCGCAGGTTACGTCAGTTCTCAAGTTTCTTCTGTCTTTATTGAAGATGGCGGAATTAACACTTGGAACATGAGCATTGTTGGTTTCCTAATCTTATTAGGTATGACAACAGCTTTATTAACGCTTTCTGGCGGTACTCGTGCTTTTGCTGAATGGGCACAATCTCGAGTGAAGAGTAAACGCGGCTCCAAACTTCTTGCCGCCTTTTTAGGCGTATTCATTTTTGTCGATGATTACTTTAATAGCCTTGCTGTTGGTGCGATCTCTCGCCCAGTAACCGATCGCTTTTATGTGTCTCGCGCTAAGCTTGCGTACATTCTAGACTCAACCGCTGCTCCAATGTGTGTAATTATGCCTGCTTCTAGCTGGGGTGCTTACATTATTACTATTATTGGCGGGATCTTAGTCTCACATGGGATCACAGAGTATTCGGCTCTTGGCGCATATGTTCGTCTTATCCCAATGAACTTCTACGCCGTTTTTGCGCTGCTAATGGTGTTCGCTGTTGCGTGGTTTGGTCTTGATATTGGTAAAATGCGTGAGCATGAGATCTCTGCATCGCAAGGTCGTGGCTTTGATAAAGACAAAGAAAATGACTCGCAAGAAGCGCATGACCTAAATGAAGAGCTAGATATCCGTGAAAGTGAAAAGGGTAAAGTGTCAGATTTGATACTTCCTATCGTGACGCTGATTATCGCGACTATCGCTTCAATGCTTTACACGGGTGGCCAAGCATTGGCTGCTGATGGTAAGGAGTTTGCGCTTCTTGGTGCTTTTGAAAATACAGATGTAGGTACATCACTAATCTACGGTAGCTTGCTTGGCTTAGCAGTTGCACTGTTTACTGTTGTGAAGCAAGGTCTACCAATGGCTGAGATCGCACGTACACTTTGGATTGGTGCTAAGTCTATGTTTGGTGCGATTCTAATCTTAGTATTTGCCTGGACCATTGGCTCTGTTATCGGTGATATGAAGACTGGTACTTACCTTTCGACAATGGCGCAGGGAAATATCAACCCTCATTGGCTCCCAGTTATCTTATTCCTGCTGTCTGGCCTGATGGCGTTCTCAACAGGTACTTCATGGGGTACGTTCGGCATCATGCTTCCAATCGCCGGAGACATGGCTGGTGCAACAGACGTAGCGCTAATGCTACCGATGTTGAGTGCGGTTTTAGCTGGTGCGGTATTCGGTGACCATTGTTCACCAATCTCAGATACGACTATCTTGTCATCGACGGGTGCACGTTGTAACCACATTGATCACGTATCAACACAGCTACCTTATGCATTATCAGTCGCGCTTGTTTCATGCGTCGGCTTTATTGCCCTTGGTATGACTGCTTCAATTGCGTTCTCGTTCATTGCAGCGTCGATAACATTCGTTATCGTTTGCGCTATTTTGTCATGGCTTTCAAAGTCTAAAATAGCGTCTTGCCAGAGTGCGTAA
- a CDS encoding sigma-54 interaction domain-containing protein, with the protein MKLRNGSNKQAVDFDDTALYPLIGNSACIQELRTAIQKYAQCDAEVLIQGETGVGKGLCARLIHQLSNRHSAPFVEVNCGAIPSGLIASELFGHEKGAFTGAISERIGFIQKAHKGTLFLDEIGDMPPDLQIHLLHFLESKQIHKVGADKFIDVDCRVIAASHVDLKNEVVQGGFREDLFYRLNILPLTIPPLRKRGKDIIILSEHFLADLSHGQVQKMSDKVKAKLLKHRWPGNVRELRNVIQRAIVMCEDHTLLVADLGLDNNERQLLPSVDQIDLDYLLQAIEENKHNMSAAARHLGISRTTLYRLIKKYNLNV; encoded by the coding sequence ATGAAACTGCGTAACGGTAGTAATAAACAAGCTGTAGATTTCGACGATACGGCACTATACCCGTTGATCGGCAATAGTGCCTGTATCCAAGAACTTCGTACTGCAATACAAAAGTACGCTCAATGTGATGCTGAAGTCCTCATTCAGGGTGAAACTGGTGTTGGGAAAGGTCTTTGCGCTCGCCTTATTCATCAATTGTCGAACAGACACTCAGCACCTTTTGTGGAAGTCAACTGTGGAGCCATTCCAAGTGGTCTTATTGCATCCGAGCTTTTCGGCCATGAAAAAGGAGCATTTACAGGCGCAATCTCAGAGCGTATAGGTTTTATTCAAAAGGCACATAAAGGCACCCTATTTCTTGATGAAATTGGTGACATGCCACCAGACTTACAAATCCACCTCCTTCACTTTTTGGAGAGTAAACAAATCCATAAAGTCGGAGCGGATAAATTCATTGACGTGGACTGTAGGGTCATTGCAGCAAGCCACGTGGATTTGAAAAATGAGGTCGTACAAGGAGGATTTCGTGAAGATCTATTCTATCGGCTTAATATATTGCCATTAACTATCCCTCCACTGAGAAAGCGTGGAAAAGACATTATTATTTTATCTGAACACTTTCTAGCAGATCTGTCTCATGGTCAGGTACAAAAAATGTCTGATAAGGTAAAAGCCAAGCTCCTCAAACATCGTTGGCCAGGCAACGTAAGAGAACTGCGTAATGTCATCCAACGAGCAATTGTCATGTGTGAAGATCACACGCTTCTCGTCGCTGACTTGGGCCTTGATAACAATGAGAGGCAATTGCTCCCTTCTGTGGACCAAATTGATCTCGACTACCTACTGCAAGCTATCGAAGAAAATAAACACAATATGAGTGCGGCTGCACGTCACCTCGGCATTTCAAGAACAACGCTTTATCGATTAATAAAGAAATACAACTTAAATGTTTAA